The region GATACTGATGTCTTAAATCGTATGCACCATATTCCTTGTTTCTATTTTCAAATACAATCTCATCTAAGGTAAGATTAGGATCATATACATTTTCATTTGCCATAGATTTACAATTTTATGGTTTAAATTACTTTGTAGCCGGTGCTGCAGCAGCTCCAGAGTTACCAACTTTTCTATCGTAAATCGCTCTCTCCCAAGGCTTAAGATCAGTAACCCCGTACTGTTCGCTTTTGGTAATCGCCATTTCATCAAGAATATCTACAAAGTTTTTATATACAGCATCGTCAGTCGGTTTGATAATCACAGTAAACTTATTTTTATCAGCCGCGTTTGCTTTTGCCTGCTCAATTACTTTTCTAATCCCTTCCCTATCAAAAGTAGTTTCATTAAGATTTTGATCAGTTAAAGACGTATTGTCTTGCTGATGCCAGAAAATCTTATTGTCCTTACCTAATAATAAAGAGATAGAATTTGAAAGTTTAATTTCTGTTGGAGGTGGTTTTTTATCTTTTTCTTTCGGTTTTGCCGGAAGACCCAAATCCATTACATTCGGTTTAGAGAATGTAGTTGTGAACATAAAGAAGGTAATCAATAGAAACCCTAAGTCCACCATCGGAGTCATATCGACTCTGGTACTCTGCTTCTTGGAGCGTACCTTGCCGCCCTTGGCGCCCTTTTCCTGTACTTGTACTTCTGCCATTTCTAAATGATATTATTCATTAGGTTTACCTTCTTGTGATGTAATCAACCAAAATTTAAGAAAATCAATATCTCTTAAACCTTCAAATAAACTTTTAACTTTAGGATATTTAGTTGTAACGTCACCCTTGATTGCTAATTTGTAATCAGGATTAACACTTAAACTTTGCTGTACCCAGTCAACTAATTGCTTATTTGTACTATCCATAGGAATCCCTGTAGGACTCTTGAAATTCTTTTGCTCGTCATCTGGCAAATCAAGATAGCTCTTAAGTTGGTTCATAGGAACCCCAATCGCTTGTACTTTTTGGAATGCAGCTTTTTGTTTATTGTCAAAAGTAATCCCATACTTTTTACCCATATTGTCTAAAAGCTGTAATCTCTCAGATGCATTTTCTACTGGCTGGAAATAAAATTTCCCGTCCGGAGTAGCGTTGATAGTCATCAAACTTGCATCAGGAAGTAACTTCTCTGATATTGAAGATGGCGGTTTGATCTGCTCCACGTCAGGTTTTTTAAACTGAGTGGTCAAGATAAAGAACGTAAGTAGTAGGAACGCAACGTCACACATTGCCGTCATATCCGTAACTACTCCATGTCTTTTTGGTTTGACTCTCGCCATTATTAATAATTTTTAATTAAACTTCTTTTT is a window of Candidatus Chryseobacterium colombiense DNA encoding:
- a CDS encoding biopolymer transporter ExbD, whose translation is MAEVQVQEKGAKGGKVRSKKQSTRVDMTPMVDLGFLLITFFMFTTTFSKPNVMDLGLPAKPKEKDKKPPPTEIKLSNSISLLLGKDNKIFWHQQDNTSLTDQNLNETTFDREGIRKVIEQAKANAADKNKFTVIIKPTDDAVYKNFVDILDEMAITKSEQYGVTDLKPWERAIYDRKVGNSGAAAAPATK
- a CDS encoding biopolymer transporter ExbD, which produces MARVKPKRHGVVTDMTAMCDVAFLLLTFFILTTQFKKPDVEQIKPPSSISEKLLPDASLMTINATPDGKFYFQPVENASERLQLLDNMGKKYGITFDNKQKAAFQKVQAIGVPMNQLKSYLDLPDDEQKNFKSPTGIPMDSTNKQLVDWVQQSLSVNPDYKLAIKGDVTTKYPKVKSLFEGLRDIDFLKFWLITSQEGKPNE